The DNA region ATCGCCGCCGGCACGGACAACATCACCATCTCCTGGTCCGAGTTCTACTACTCCACCAGCCACTCCGGCCCCCGCCGCGCCCTCCTCATCGGCGCAGCCACCGGCGAAACCAAAGCCCTCCGCGTCACCCTCGACCACAACTGGTTCGCCGACCGCGTCGACCAGCAGCAACCCGACTCCACCTGGGGCCAGGTCCACGCCTACAACAACTACTTCAACCCCGCCGGCACCGCCAACACCTCCGGCTCCATCGCCCGCGCCAGCGCCCAGTTCCTGTCCGAAAGAAACCAATACACCAGCATCGTCAGCCCGCTCACCAAAACCGGCGGCGGCCTCATCCGCACCATCGGCAACGCGTACACCACGACCACCGGCACCGCGGCCGACGCCGGCACCGACACCGTGTTCACACCGTCGTACTCCTACCACCTCCACACCACCGCCGACGTCCCCGCCCTCCTCCTCGCCGGTGCGGGCAACACCGCCGGCGGCGCCTCCGCCACGCTCAGCGCGGCCTCCGCGTCAATCAACGCCAGCGCCACCACCGTCACCGCCGGTTCCTCGTTCACGCTGACCGCCTCGACCTCCATCTCCGCCGTCACCAGCTGGCAATGGCGCCTCAACCACACCGACATCCCCGGCGCCACCAGCCAGTCGTACACCGTCAGCAGCGCCCAATCCGCCAACGCCGGCACCTACACCGTCGCCGCCCTGCAAGTCACCGGTGAAGCCGTCATCAGCACTCCCGTCACCCTCACCGTGAACCCAGCCCCCCTTCCCCCACCTGCCAAGACCGGCGGTGGTGGCGGCTCGCCCTCCCTGTGGTTCTTCGGTGCCCTCGCACTGCTCGCCAGCCTGCGAAATTTCAAAAAATCTGTTTAGTCGCGAGCACCTTCCTCACCCCTACGTACCTCTCGAAAAAGAAGCGCGCCCACAACTCACCCAAGGCTCCGGACACTTCCCGTTTCCAACCAAGCGATTAACACCGCTTACCACCCCGATCCCGGCCACCAGTTCGTTGCCCCGCATATCCGCCCGCCTTCGACAAAGCCCCGCACCTGCAACCTCCCCGCACTTGACAGCTAAAAAAGATGAGAACACCTCTTGTGCGTTCTTATTCTCGGTCGGCCTACCCTGCTGACTGATTATCCCGTTCCTTCCCTTCTTAGTGTCCGTAGACCCGCCACGCGGAAAGAGTCACCACCCCTCTTTTTATCGGCGAGTCCAGTTTGCCCCTCTTCCTGCACATGCAGGGGCGTCACCACCAGTAAACCAACGTCCCGTATGTCCCTCCTCCGTCGTCTCAGTGGTCGTGTCTCTGCGTCCACGCTTCTCGCGCTGACCGCGACTTCTCTAGCGCTCGCGCAAACCCCCGTCACTGTCTTCAACGACACCTTCGCCGGGGGCAGCACCGTAAACTCCAATCCTACGTCGCCAGCCAACCCATCTCTGGGAACCGCTGCCTATCAGGTAATCTCGGGCCAAGCCTTTGCCTCTGGCACCCCTCAGATTGTCGCCCCCGCCTCTGGTCAACCCGGAGCGCTGCGCTTGGGCTTAAACTCCACCGGAGCAGCGAGCTTTTCCGAGGCTCAGGCGATTTTTTCGCGTTACGCCGTCAAGCTGGCCAACCTCAACGACTACATTGAGGCACAGGTCACCTTCACCGCTGAAACGGCCCTCTTGGAGGACGGCAACAACGGCGTCTTTTTTGGCCTTTTCAATTCCAGCTCCGTAGCCCCGAGCAGCGCAATCGCGTTGGAAGATCCCGTCATCAGCCAGCCCCTCCCGGGCGGCAGAGACAACTCCACGGCTACTCTCGCAGGCTACGCAGCCGTTTGGAGGGGTTATGTGTCCAGAATCTGGGGTAACACAGGAGGCACTGCGCAATACCGCGTTTACACGAGGACTCCCCAAACCGGCGGCTTCAATCAAGAGGTGCTCGCGACAACCGGAACCGCGATTGTTTCGAGCCCCGCCTCAACGTTTACGCCCTTACTCGCTGGATCACAATACACCGCCGTCATTCGTTTCACCAAAACGAACACGGATGCCGCTCCACGTATCACCGTCACCACAGCCATGTACCCTGGCGCCACCGCCACCGGTACTCCGTTGGGTAACGGTATCCTTACCGTGCAGGCCAACACCGGTAGCCAGCACATGGGCTTGGTGTACGACGCTTTTAGCTTCGGTTTCAGAACGGCTACCAACGCCAGCGGAGGTTTGCGCGTGATGGCGATTAACTCGATCGACATCAAAACGACCGGCCGGACCGTGATCGTCCCCGTCATCACCACCCAGCCCCAGAGCCAGACCGTGATCGTCGGCGACCCAGCTACCCTCAGCGTCGTCGCCTCCGGTGGCGGCGATACAGCTGGCACCCTCTCCTATCAGTGGAAAAAGAACGGCATGGACATCACCGGCGCTACCGGAAGCTCCTACGCGATTCCCGCCACCATCTTCGGCGACGCCGGCAACTACACCGTTACCGTCACCAACTCCATCGGCAGCACCACCAGCTCCACCGCGATTCTAGCAGTCAATCCTCCCGCTCCTCCCTCCATCACCTCCGATCCTGCCAACCAGACCGCCGTCAGCGGCGGTCCTGCGACATTCTCCGTCACCGCAGTCGGCAGCGGCCTCACCTACCAGTGGCAAAAGAGCTCCGATAACGGTGCCTCCTTTAGCAACATCGCCGGTGCGACAACCGCCACCTACACCATCACCCGCACTCAGACCTCCTCCATCGGCCAGTACCGCGTCGTGGTGACCAACTCCACCGCCGCAGTCACCAGCGCCGCCGCCACCCTCAGCCTCACCTATAACTTCTCTGGCATCGCCCCCAGCGGCTACGCCGCTTCGGCCACCGGCGGCGGCAGCGCCGCAGCCGTCACCGTGACAACTGCGGCCGACTTCAAGACCCAGGCTGAATCCACCGCCGACGCCGTCATCACGGTCCAAGGCACGCTCACCCTGCCCGCCAAAGTCAGCGTGAAGTCCAACAAGACCATCCAAGGCATCGACGGCGAGGCCACCCTCATCGGTAACCTCGAACTCGCCAGCGGCGTTTCCAACGTCGTCATCCGCGGCCTGAATATCACCAACCCAGCCGGCAACGGCATCACCATCACAGGCGCGTCCAAAGTCTACATCAACCACGTCTCGTTTTATAACTGCAGCGACACCTTGCTCGCGATCACTGGTGGCGCCGATAACGTGACCGTCTCATGGAGCGAATTCTACTACACCGCCCTCGCTGCCGGTAACAAAGCAGTCCTGGTCGGTGCGACCGGCGAAACCAAGCCCCTCAGTGTCACCTTCGATCACAACTGGTGGTCGGATAACATCGCCACCCACATGCCCGAGACCACCTACGGCCGCGTGCATATGTACAACAACCTGTTCCGCACCGAGGCCGGCACCCCGATGGGTAACACCACCGGCACGCTCGTCCACGCCAACGCCCAGCTGTTCTCCGAGCGCAACCAGTACACCGCCATCACCGCTCCCCTCACCAAGGAAGCCGCCGCCATCGGCCTCGTCAGGGCAATCGGCGACTCCTACACGGCAGCGACTGGCACGGCCGTTTATGCAGGCACGGACTTCATCACCTTCGCGCCTCCATACTCCTATCAATTGATCCCCACCACCTCCGTCGCCGCCGACATCTCGGCCAGCGCAGGTAACACCGCCGGTGCCTCCACCACCACGCCAGCCCCGGTCGGCACCGCGTCCGTTACATCCACAGCCACCACCGTCCCACTCGGCGGCTCCTTCACGCTGTCTGCCGTGACCACCGGCCTCAACGTTGCCCCGGCCACCCCGGTGCCTCCCTACCAGTGGCGCCTCAATGGTACGCCGCTCGGTACGCCAACCGCCGACCCCACGTTCACCATCAACGGAGCGACCGGCTCCAACACCGGTAACTTCACCGTCGCCGTCCTCCTGGCGACCGGTGAGACCATCGTCAGCACGCCGATCACCATCGCCGCCAGCTCAGGCAGCTCCACCGTCCCCAGCAGCAGCTCCGAAGCTGCCGGCGGCGGCGGCGCTCCCTCCCTCTGGTTCTTGGGCGCACTGACGTTCCTCGCCGGACTCCGCCGGTTCTTCCGCCGCTAAGACCCCGGAGAAATCCGCAACCCTTCAAACCCCGCAGCCCTCCGGCTGCGGGGTTTTTTATTCTCCACGCGCCGCCCCGCGATTCCCCCGCACCCGTCAACGATGCGTGCAACGCCCCCGTTGCAGCCCGCCACGCGCGAAGCACAAACCTCCTCCCGTCAGCCGCGCCACCCCACTTTCGCGCTCCCGCTGACCGCCCACCCCGGCGTCGTTCTTTCGCTGCTTTCTCACCCCGCTTGGTTTCTCACCCCGCAACCGCCCGCCAAGGCTGCTGCGCGCGCGAAGCGTTCCCCCGGCCCGCCCCCAACCCCTGATCCGATGCTCAACCGCTTCGCACGGGCACTCCGTCCGCGCGCACCCACCCCAAACGTTATGCACCTCCTCCAAACTCCGCTCGCCCGCATCCTCGCACTCGCCCTCCTCTGCCTCGCCCCTCACGTCGCCTCCCACGCCGCCGACGGCTACGGCCGCAACACCACCGGCGGCGGCTCCGGCACCACCGTCACGGTCACCACCGCCGCCCAGCTCAAAACCTACGCCGAATCCACCACCGCCTATAACATCATCGTCTCCGGCACCATCGACGCCGCCGCCACCGGCTCCTCCGTGAAGGTCAAATCCAACAAAACCATCAAGGGCGCCAACACCTCCGCCACCATCAAGGGATGCCTCGATCTCGGCAGCGGCGGCGTGAACAACGTCATCATCCAGAATCTCAACATTACCAACCCCTCCGGCGATGGCGTCACCTGCTGGGGCGCGACCAACGTCTTCTGCACCAAGGTTAACTTCTACGACTGCGGCGACGGCTCCTTCGACATCTCTCAAGGCGCCAGCAAGGTCACCGTCTCCTGGTGCAAATTCTCCTACCCCACCCAGAGCGCGCATCGTTTCGCCATGATTCTCGGCAACGTCGACGTCTCTCAAAATTACGAGACCACACTGCATCACAACTGGTTCGCCGCCCGCTGCGATCAGCGCATGCCCTCCGGCAGCTACAGCATGGCGCACGTCTACAACAACTACTTCAACGCCACTGGTAACAGCTACTGCACCAACGCCCGCGCCGGCTCCAACTGGATCGCCGAAAACAACTACTACCAGAGCGTGAAGAGCCCGCTCTACGAAGAGGGCGGCGGCAAAATCAAATCCTCCGGCAACACCTTCGCCAGCTGCACCGGCCTCATCAACGTCGCCACCGGCACCGGCTTCACCCTGCCCTACGGCTACACGCTCGACCCCACCGCCAACGTTCCGACGCGCGTCCAAAACGGCGCCGGCAACCGCTGAGCCCAGTCTTCACCCTGGAGGGACGACCTCCGTGTCGTCCTTCCGTCGAGCCCGCTTCCCGCCACCCGTCCTCCCGTGATCCACTCAGCCCTCCCCATTATCCACCTCCTGCGCCTCACCGCCGTTATCACGGGCATCGGTGTATCCATCGTCTGCGCACGCGCTGAGGCCGTCAGCACCGCGACTCCACTCACCACCGAAGCCCTCTCCTTCGACCGCATCGCCACGACCGATCTCCCCGCTCTCAAAAACTCCCTCGAAAAAGCCGGCTGGCCCGACTCCCACATCCGCGCGCTCCTCGGCCTCGAAGTTCAGCGCCGTCTGAATCCCGAGCCCGTCCTCCGCTTTGAGGATCTGAAACCGTTTCACTTCTGGCACACCGGCCCCGATTCCCTGCCCGTCAGCAATCTCAACACACCCGAACTCGTCAAAGCCCGCACCGCGCGCGAGGAACTCGTCCGCGCCAAATACGACGAACTCTTCCCCCACGCCGAAACCGAGACCGGCCTCCTCGACCGCTGGGAAGAACAACGCCGCTGGGGCGATCTCCCCGCCGATAAACGCGCCCAGGTCCTCGCCCTCCTCGACCGCTCCGCCCGCGCCCGCGACGACTTCCTCGAATCCCGCGGCCGCATGCTCAACCCCCAGGAATGGGAAACCCTCTGGCAGACCAACCACGACACCCGCCGCCAGCTCGAACAACTCCTCACCGCCGACGAGCTCCTCGACTACGATCTCCGGAATTCGAATACAGCCGCCCGCATGCGCAACGAGCTCGATGCCTTCG from Nibricoccus aquaticus includes:
- a CDS encoding immunoglobulin domain-containing protein, producing the protein MSLLRRLSGRVSASTLLALTATSLALAQTPVTVFNDTFAGGSTVNSNPTSPANPSLGTAAYQVISGQAFASGTPQIVAPASGQPGALRLGLNSTGAASFSEAQAIFSRYAVKLANLNDYIEAQVTFTAETALLEDGNNGVFFGLFNSSSVAPSSAIALEDPVISQPLPGGRDNSTATLAGYAAVWRGYVSRIWGNTGGTAQYRVYTRTPQTGGFNQEVLATTGTAIVSSPASTFTPLLAGSQYTAVIRFTKTNTDAAPRITVTTAMYPGATATGTPLGNGILTVQANTGSQHMGLVYDAFSFGFRTATNASGGLRVMAINSIDIKTTGRTVIVPVITTQPQSQTVIVGDPATLSVVASGGGDTAGTLSYQWKKNGMDITGATGSSYAIPATIFGDAGNYTVTVTNSIGSTTSSTAILAVNPPAPPSITSDPANQTAVSGGPATFSVTAVGSGLTYQWQKSSDNGASFSNIAGATTATYTITRTQTSSIGQYRVVVTNSTAAVTSAAATLSLTYNFSGIAPSGYAASATGGGSAAAVTVTTAADFKTQAESTADAVITVQGTLTLPAKVSVKSNKTIQGIDGEATLIGNLELASGVSNVVIRGLNITNPAGNGITITGASKVYINHVSFYNCSDTLLAITGGADNVTVSWSEFYYTALAAGNKAVLVGATGETKPLSVTFDHNWWSDNIATHMPETTYGRVHMYNNLFRTEAGTPMGNTTGTLVHANAQLFSERNQYTAITAPLTKEAAAIGLVRAIGDSYTAATGTAVYAGTDFITFAPPYSYQLIPTTSVAADISASAGNTAGASTTTPAPVGTASVTSTATTVPLGGSFTLSAVTTGLNVAPATPVPPYQWRLNGTPLGTPTADPTFTINGATGSNTGNFTVAVLLATGETIVSTPITIAASSGSSTVPSSSSEAAGGGGAPSLWFLGALTFLAGLRRFFRR
- a CDS encoding pectate lyase family protein — translated: MRATPPLQPATREAQTSSRQPRHPTFALPLTAHPGVVLSLLSHPAWFLTPQPPAKAAARAKRSPGPPPTPDPMLNRFARALRPRAPTPNVMHLLQTPLARILALALLCLAPHVASHAADGYGRNTTGGGSGTTVTVTTAAQLKTYAESTTAYNIIVSGTIDAAATGSSVKVKSNKTIKGANTSATIKGCLDLGSGGVNNVIIQNLNITNPSGDGVTCWGATNVFCTKVNFYDCGDGSFDISQGASKVTVSWCKFSYPTQSAHRFAMILGNVDVSQNYETTLHHNWFAARCDQRMPSGSYSMAHVYNNYFNATGNSYCTNARAGSNWIAENNYYQSVKSPLYEEGGGKIKSSGNTFASCTGLINVATGTGFTLPYGYTLDPTANVPTRVQNGAGNR